In Cucurbita pepo subsp. pepo cultivar mu-cu-16 chromosome LG10, ASM280686v2, whole genome shotgun sequence, the DNA window GGTGGAAAATACAAGCAAGATACCTGTAAGTGAATAGGGTGGGCACAGGGGACTCCTTAATTAGAGTTTTAAGATCTTCATGGGGATTGAAAATCTTCAATGCATCCAATCTTATCTCCACAATGTCAGCACCACTCTCTCCTGCCTTCATAACATCGATAATCATCTTATCTATTGATTCTGCCATTATTGGCACACAAACAAGGGTTGAATTCCTTGTAGTCCCTTCGACTCTGATGCCTAAGCCAGAAGATGCCGGctgaaaaggagaaaaacaaTGTTCAAGTTGAGTGTTCATATAATTCATACAAATACTTAAATCAACTGCAATCAGACTGGCATTCTAATTCTTCTTGCAATTCAAGCAATCAAAACTCTTTTCAGAGTCGATCAAGAACCAATACAGCGAATCAAGTAAATTTCAAGCCGCCTGCATTTAGGATCATCTATATAATCCCAACAATATGGGAAAGGCCTACAGTTTCATTTCATCGAAATTCCATTTTCACAACATTCAAGCCTATGAATAAAACTAAAACTCATCAAAAGAGCAGAAAATAGAACATGGGTATGAGAGATACAGTTCAGAATTTACCCCAAACCCCATTTTTCTTCGGCGTACGTCGGAAATTTGGCAATTGGACGGCGTCGAGAATGCGATTGAGAGCCCGACAGAGAGAAATTATAAGAAGGGCATCGAGGAGGATGGTGGAAAGGAGGTAGGTAAGCCGTCGGGGGGNNNNNNNNNNNNNNNNNNNNNNNNNNNNNNNNNNNNNNNNNNNNNNNNNNNNNNNNNNNNNNNNNNNNNNNNNNNNNNNNNNNNNNNNNNNNNNNNNNNNNNNNNNNNNNNNNNNNNNNNNNNNNNNNNNNNNNNNNNNNNNNNNNNNNNNNNNNNNNNNNNNNNNNNNNNNNNNNNNNNNNNNNNNNNNNNNNNNNNNNNNNNNNNNNGGGGGGGGGGTTGGTGGGGGCAACAAATGAATTGCTACAAAAAAGGTTTGGAGGGCCTGCCATCATTGACTGTCCTTGAAAAGCAGCTGTTGTATGGTTTAGTTGAATAATTGAACTCAAACATTGGAATCACAGCCCAAAGATGATGAATCGAACGATCAGTGGAGTAAGAGCCGGTACTGAATTTTGTCGATCCTATGTTGGCATCCACATCATAGATCTTGTCACTCTAAATTCGTCATTGTCAAGAAAACTAGCTGAccataaaaatgtaaattgagGTTCAGCTGGCAGTTCCCGCTTGAGAACGGTGATTTGGAGCCTTTAAAAGCATCTAGGTCATGAATAATACTCACACGTTTATGCATCTCTAATATACATCATCATTGTCTTGATTAAGGACGATAATGCTATGTCATGTTTCTATACCTATGTAAAAGTTTGTCTAGCATTATTTAAGAATAACTTTGTGGGAGAGATTTTGCAGTGTGAAAGATACATTATAAACATTTTGATTATAGTGATTGACTACCATTCGTGTAAGATAATTTCTTATCTCGGAACCACCTAAATTtttgtgtctctttgtttaatttttgcTTGTGGGTGTGTAAGTACAAACGATTTTGCTTCCACTTCCGCTGCAACATCTCTTATTCTCGTTTTACTATTGCAATTGGAGCAAGGTGTCCAACTTAAAAGGAGAggtacatgaaaaaaaaaaaacgaaaactaAAAATACTTTGCCAAAAATAAATGGTCAGAGATCAATTGACTATATTTTTGtatcaataatataatatatttattaattaaccaactaacatattaaaatttaaaatactcattaaAACCAATAAAATCTCGAAGAAAACATTAAAACTAATACTTAAATACTACCTTATtactttaatattaatatatttatctaatttttctGCAGTCGAACGCACCGTATTGTCAGTTCCCTCGTCCCGCGCGCCCTTGGCATACAGACTATCCTCCTCCGAAATGGAACTGAACGTATAAACATTAGGGCGCGGCAGCGGCAGTTCTTTGGTTGCTTCGACACGGTTGCTCCGTCACATTCAGATGTCCCGGCCGATTGTCCTGTCCGACGAGGAGGACCAGTACTCTACACCTCTTCCGATCCCCTCCAAGAAACGTCGAACTGAGTCACATGCCTTTCCCAGTATAAAATCCACCGTTCTTGTGCTTGATGATGATCCGACTCCACAAAAATCCGGTAGCAACTCTGCGGCCTCGTTCGTGCCGGAGACGCCTCTCTCTCAGCCTCCGAGCTCTGACGTCGTGATTGTTAAATGTACGAAGGTGCCATTGGACTTGCCTGCTAGGGATTTGAATTCGGACCATAAGTTCGCTGGTTAGTGGGTTTTATTCTCTCCGTTGTtagttttatgattttatcTAGTTTATTGTTGTTTCGGTTCGCCTCTCTTGACGGTACACTTGAATAATTTTCCCGCGCAGTAGTTTTGATCATAGCAACTGTGTTGATGCTGCCTATGAGTAGTCTGAAATAGATTGGCACCgttttgtttgaattgaacCCTCAGGAATCAGTGGATTGATATGCTTGGAGTCCGGTAGTGAATCTGAAAGTGATTCTCTGAAGAAAAGGTGTGGACCGAGTGAATGGATCGGTTCTGACTGTGATGACATGAAGAACTTAGGATCGACTTCTAAATTTGACTCGGCAGGATCGGGACCTTCTATTGGTAGGTTCATGTTATCCttggtttccttttcttttttttattggcaATTCCTGCAATTTTTACTTTGTAGAATGAACAAAAGTGTGTTCAATTTCCGGACTTCGCCGTCCTTGAAAACTATCGACATTAATGGAAGTGTTTGTCCAGGGAATGATGATCTGCAGGAAATTTCAGGGGATACGAAGCCTTCAACTGTTGGCCGAgatgattatatatatcaGGTGGTTCATCTCGAAGCAAGCTCATAATATCTATTGTTTTCTATAGATTTTAAGGTAGAATTATAAACATCAAACTTTTTTTAGCCTGTTAATGTTCTCTTAATGAATTTTAACTTTCTTTGCATACTTCTACTACAGGACATTGAATATAGAGACATGCTGAGTtggttttgggttttctttcaCAAGGAATTGTATTGTTTAGAAACATgcatttttcataattattatttttaaattttctttcaattggCAGTTTTCGTagatgaaatatttgattgaaaattacTACGTGAATTTTCTAACTTTCTGCATTGTGTCtgtataattttcttattgcaCACATCCTTCTCATGTGCGTCCTGAATTTCATTTTAGCATTCTTGTTTCCATGTCCTTGCTCTTAGCAGTGctcattttataattatgttgCTTATGCCATTTGAATTAAGGACCATGGTAACGAGTTATGCAAGAGCATCATATTTTGCCACAATTTATCACGTGATGTGCTTTGATGTACTTTTTCCATTGGCCTCTTGATTTTTGTTACCTTCATGAGATAAATTCTGCTGAGTTTAATTTGTATCATCAAGAATATACTTTTCCTACTTTGTTGGATCTTGTTACCTCTGTAGTCAAATTTTCTGTGCCAGAAGTAACTTAATGAAGCCAAGTGATCACATTAGCTTCTAGCCAGCTAAAGCGGAAGCTGTTATCATGGTCATACATTTCCCTTGTCTTCCTTGTCCTGTCTTTATGGAatcttgaattattttattcaaacttataatttagGGCTGGAATTGTTTGGTGAACATTAATCTTGAGATGCCAAATTTTAAGTTATTCATCAATGATCACAAGAGACTTGTTTcttttatgaaaatgaaaaaaaaaaaaaaaaaaaagtacctATCAATTGTGTTTTTAGACTTTTTGCTCCTCTTTGTCCTTTAATCAATCATGAGTTGTTCTGAACAAATAAGTTGGATGTTTGATCAGGTTCATGATTTtcctgaaaaggaaaatgttggAATGGAGCAGAATGATAACACTATAAAAGCAACAGGAAGGAAATCCGATGCcgagaagaacaaaaacgtTGATAAAGCAATGAGGAAGAAGGCAACTAAAGATGACAAAATTCGCTTaatggaagagaagaagaaaaagaaggaagtaGGTTCTGATTCCCCACCCtgaatttaaagataaatggGTAAATCTTTTGAACTAATTTGTTGGTGATGATATCTGACATAGCTAGAGAAGTTGCAAAAGGCGGCCCAGAAGGCTGAAGCTGCAGAAATGAGGAAAATGCAGAAAGAGAAGCAAAAGTGGGAAAAGGGGAAACTTGCATTGAAGTCCATTGTAGCAGAAATTGATGCTAAAGTAGTGGAGTTGGGATCAGTTGGTGGTGAGTCCTCTAATTTCTATtcactttttatttctcaaaatttcaacaCCACCCAGAAACAAATTCATTGTCTTACCATAGGTCATCTGCTAACAAGGTTTGCTGAAAAAGGGATTACATTCCGTATCAAGTCTAATCCAATTGAAAGGTCAATTGTGTGGACTATGAAGGCTCCAGAGCATATTTCAGAGGTAACAAATGCTTTCTAGCATGAAGTCTACAATAAATGTTGGGTGcttttttctctgttcttttgaTAAAAGAAGAcacttttttgaaaattttagtttgtgGCAATCAAGATTTGTCCGGCATATGGATTTCATTTGCATTCAATTATAAGTTTGTTGTGTATAATTGTTATTGGTTATCTTTTaacaagattttattttatttttcctttatccTGTGTCTTTCAAGGGACTGGAGATTGCATATGTATTACTAATGTACGAGGCTGAAAATTTTTGTGAGCTTCTTAGCAAGGAGTCACTTGTGCATCACGTTGCCAGAGTTCAAAGCCATTACCCATCGTACACTATCTGTTACCTCACCAATAGGTTAATGGCATTTATCAATAAAAGGTGAGGATTTGTACAATTCTATTCAGTATGACGTTTCGTAATGCAAGAACCTTGATTCATTAACAAGTTTGAGAccctataaattattttactttttatcttttttttcatttttttttcatgttaacTTGCTTCACGCTTAGAATTCTTTTCATCCCCTGAAATTTTATAAGTTTCACAAACTTCTATGTTGTATTATTTATGCTTGAATTACATCTCTTGGATCTGTTTTTAATTACCAAATGGAACTGAACGTGATACTGATTACAACTAACAGTGTCTTATGTCATAATATCACTTGGTTGTCGTATGtatgagttttttttcctttttttttttttttttttttttttttttttNCTTAACTATTCTCATGAGATAACACCCTAATACCTTTGTGTGTCAGATTTCCCATCATTTGCACGGGCATTTGCATAATTGAAACCAAGacaaagatatatatatatatctgtcACACGCCCTTGGCAATTTCAGAATCTTTGTCTTggtttttcttcattaattgtttaaaaatttgaagttgcAAGCTCGAGATGCTCAAaactgtaatttttttaacttttcagGGAACAGGAGAAGTACAAGAACTCAGCAAGCAGTAATGGTTGGATACGTCCACCTGTTGAGGAGGTTTGAATAACCACGAACGCTTATGAACACAATCCAAATTTTATACTTCAATGTTGCAGTACGAATCCTCATGTTTCTCGCATGTTTCATCTAGGAATTGGCAAAATTGACTACTCATTTTGTCAAGGTACGTTCTAGGCAGTGTGTAGATGAAGCTGAGGTAGCTGACCATATTGTTGGTTTGACTTGCAGTCTGGCATCCTGCCAATTCAGGTGCTGAATACTGTTCGCAGATTTCAGTCTAGCATAACTTCTTGAAGTGTGAAAATTAGTTTTCTGTTAACTCGGCTTCAATTGTTTCATAAAAAGACTTGGCTTCAATTACTAATGTAAAGTATAAGTTAGTACAGTGAAGTTGGGTCTAGAAAAGATATTTCGTATACTGTTCATTGAtcctaaaaactaaatattgtATGTAAAGAAGCTTAAATCATGAGATTCCTGTTTATTACTAGCTTTAGATGTTGCATTGGTTCCATCGTTCTTTTGACATGGTATGTTAGCAAATATGGACATAGGCTATCGTCACACCCCATGTACACTTTCTGTCTCATATTTTAATCCTTATTCAGAGTTATCTATATTTACCTTTGCTTGGTTGTAACATTTAGGAAAAAGCTGACACATCTATCCGTCAATGCAAATGGATCCATTATACCCAAAAATTGTATTGACAGGAATATGATAAAGAAGAGCTTGTGGTGAGTTTTTCTCATCCTTaccaataatttcaaaatttatcaacatttattttcttaactattcttccattttcttggtatatatattaatgaatttatagCTGTAGTTGAGTTACTGACGAAGAACAGCTCTCGTCTGTCACCATACTGCTGGGTTAAAAGCTAAATAGAGTAGTTGGCATGAATTTGATCTCTGCATCGTTCTGTTTTATGCTGACACCATTCTGAAaccatataaattaaaatcaaaggcatttcctttgttttttggtACTTGATTNCTTAATAGTATACATTTATGGTATACTACCGTGTTAACGCATCTCTACTTTAACTAAAAGATTGTAGGTCCGAATCCATTGCCCcacattttatataatatccTAAAATAAAGTTATGTTGCACTGTTTCTGGAGTAAAACTTTTTTTACTATGTTATtcgtcttttttttctttttcttgcagCCCTTAACTTCTTTTAATTAGCATCGATGGGATTCCATATCAATATGAATGGCGTTGCTTTTTGTAATCAGGTTAAAAGCTTTGGTAGCAATTCCAAAGGTACAACCACGGTTTGCCGTAGCAATATGGAAGAAATATCCAACCATGAAATCTCTTTTGAGTGTGTACATGGATCCATGTAAATCTGTGAGTATGGAACAAAACTAGTACCTTATCCTTGCTTATCATAAGCTAGCAGTCATAGTAGATAATGTCTCTTCTTTGTCCACTCATGTGTTAACAGGTGCATGAAAAGGAATTTCTGCTGAAAGACTTGACGATCGAAGGGTTACTCGGTGATGATAGAAGATTAGGAGAGATGTGTTCAAAGAGAGTATACAGGATACTTATGGCTCAAAGTGGAAGCATGAGAACCGATGACGTTGAGGAGGGTGCTGACATGTTCAGATCCCAGTCgccttaattaattatccaATCCTATTATCACACCATCAATTTAATGCAATAGCTTATTGCGAGTTTCACGGTCTTACAGACAGGTTGGAGGACTAGAGTGCCGTCGTTACCTTATCACAAATGTCACTTGGAGGTCTGCAGAAGGCGCAACTCCGTAAGCGACTTGTGGAGCGAAGGgtaaatgaataaattgtTGTCCAATAGCCATTTCTTGGATGAACGGAACCTGAATGCTCTCGTGAACAAGGTAGAAACAAACTGTACTATATATGTGCGTTGATGTTCATTGATGGAAAACCAACACTTCACCTTGAATTTGGATGTTCATTGATGCAGTGTTGAACATATATGTGTCTCTTTACTTGTGGTGCTCAGAATTTCTTACCAAATCTTTATATAtagtatatatgtatgtctgAGAAGTGCATTACAATATAATGCTATAGTGCTAAAGTACACTCACAAAATGATAAAGATTTATAGCCATTTATGTGCACATTATTACAAAGAAACCATTCATTTCCAATTGTTTTTAAGCTTATCAGTACAACTTGTACGTGCAACgtagaatatatttttctcattctcAATGAAACATTTCATGCccaaaactaaattataactAGATTAGAGCAAACTACCACTTCGAGCAAAGTTCGTTTCGAATCGTCCTAACCCACATTATTAAGCTGAAAAAAGGGTTCAACTGCAGGCTGAACCCACACATTTGACAACTACAATATCCGCAGTGGTCTGCTTTAGTTCGTGTATTCTCTATCTATACACCATCTATCTAGGCAAGCAATCTAATGCCTAAAGTTCGCACCCAGATTCGGTGCAACAGCTTCTGTAATCACAATACAAGGATTATAATGACTAAAGCTACAGGATATTGAGTGAAGAATCTATACTGAGTGAAGAATCTATACAGTTGCAAATCACATACCAGAATATTTGGAAATGACCGTAAATATAATTGTTGGCCAAGTCCTTAACTATACATTGTCTTTGTATGGAGTTGGTTCTATATTCTTATTGGTACCTGACAAATTCACTCATGCTAAGACCATCACCACTGGAGGAGACCTAGCGGGAAACAGGCAAGTCAAGATCAAAGGGTCCCAAGGAGTCGCTCTGTGTAGAACATAAAAGGTAACGGATAAAATGCTActtgcaaaataaataaataaaaaagagagagaagggagaagaaaaaggcTGTGCAATTTGCAACGAGGCGTACCCAATTGATTCTTGACAGCCCAAGGCTGCTTTCATCATGATAAACCCGCGAACAGAACATCAGATCAGTCTTGGATTCTTTATCAGCAGGATCTTGAGAAAGCTCAGATCGGTTATGGGCCTGTAGAAAATAGCAAAGTCTCTGCATTACTATTAAGTATACATACAaaggattaaaatatatcatgATCTACTGGCTTAAGTTTTTAGATTTAAAGGTCATTTAACCTgatatcaaagaaaaagatctTAAATTTGAACCGACGCACCTAGTGTTTAGAATGCATATAAATACTAAATATAACATATCAAGTATCGACTTGATAAAAGTGAGTTTAGTGATTATCAATTACACGCAACAATTTCacaaaagatatttaaaaaaaggacaaaaaaacaattacaCGCCACTGTGGAGTTTGCTGAATTTCTCGTAATTTTCGACACACAATCAAATGAAGTATCTGTACATTTAAGCCATTAATCTCGTCCCCATTCAAGTAATTCTAGgcttcttcaatcaaattttcTATCCCATGTTCCTACATAAATTGGTTGTATTATGGATACctatcaaataatattaagttTGAGTGGTCTACCAGttccaaaatttcataatccGTAGTTTATAGTGAGCAAACATAAACAAGATCAGTCAAATTGGAACTATAAGATTACTCAACCAGGGCGCTATCATATGATGTCATTAACCATTTCATCTCTAAAACAGACAAAATTGTGCAAAATAAAGGGACGAACCTGAGGTgttttaggaaatttgaaTAACTTGGAATCAGCCTCTTGGAAGGTGCCCCAAGATCTGGCATCTAGAGAAGGAGTATTTTTGCTCGACGAAGAGAGCCTTTTCATAGCAAATGCATCACAAGTCTGCTCAGCATCCAAAATAGACGAATGTTGANATTGAGTTTAGTGATTATCAATTACACGCAACAATTTCACaacagaaatttaaaaaaagaacaaaaaaacaattacaCGCCACTGTGGAGTTTGTTGAATTTCTCGTAATTTTCGACACACAATCAAATGAAGTATCTGTACATTTAAAGCCATTAATCTCGTCCCCATTCAAGTAATTCTAGgcttcttcaatcaaattttcTATCCCATGTTCCTACATAAATTGGTTGTATTATGGATACctatcaaataatattaagttTGAGTGGTCTACCAGttccaaaatttcataatccGTAGTTTATAGTGAGCAAACATAAACAAGATCAGTCAAATTGGAACTATAAGATTACTCAACCAGGGCGCTATCATATGATGTCATTAACCATTTCATCTCTAAAACAGACAAAATTGTGCAAAATAAAGGGACGAACCTGAGGTgttttaggaaatttgaaTAACTTGGAATCAGCCTCTTGGAAGGTGCCCCAAGATCTGGCATCTAGAGAAGGAGTATTTTTGCTCGACGAAGAGAGCCTTTTCATAGCAAATGCATCACAAGTCTGCTCAGCATCCAAAATAGACGAATGTTGATCACTATGGTGCTGCTTTGGAACTTCAGAAAATCTCATCTTGGCCGCAGCAATGCATGCATCAAGGGAATCAGTAATTACTTCAGCTGGCTGCACGCCTGCATTGCCCCTTGTTACCTTTGAACTCCAGCTACTGCATTTTCCCAATAAGGAAGCTTCAGACAAGAGGCCTCCCACGCTTATGTTTGATATACTATCTAACTGCAGGATTCCACATTCTGATGACAACTGATGATCATAATCTAACGGTGGCTCATTACCCTAGTTCAAACAGTgttatcaaatttcataaatcatattatttaatgtaaGCCAAAACAAACGTACAAATATAATCATTTGGTTTGGCAAAAAACACACATACACTTGTCACAACGTCAGTTGTAGTGTATTCGTCTTTGTATGTCTGCTTAATTTCAAACATTGCATCAGCGTAGCGAAAACAAAGTTTATAATCCTTATCAATGCATCATAATTTTCACAATACGCAAATAATTTGTTACATAGACCTCATACGTAATATGAACTGGGAAAAATAATcatgtaaatttaattatagtaaTAATTTGTTCTCTCTTGTAGTAatgttcatttaaaattttaataaaaattggagGTTGAATATAATACCACTGGATTAAATGGACAGTCCACTATCTTCTCTGGTGCAGCAGGGTTATTCAGATCATTCATATTGCTTGACTTGATCTCATCCACCATTTGCTCAGATTGTTTGCATTCGCCATCTATGATACGCACGATACTACCGCAACCTCTCTCCAAGCCTTTCGAGGATGAATGGAGTTTAGGAATGGATGTGGAGACCCAGCCGTACCTTGAAAAGGATAATAATTTCcaataacatatttaaatgaataaataaatcattacCAAGGCAAACGATAAAAATGTGCACCTTAAGCGGAAAATTGAAGAACCACCAACAGCTGCATAGACATCTCCAGCACTGATGTCACTATCTTTCAGAGTCCATTTTAAACCACAGACAAGATTTGATGGCTTACTGTATGGAAAAAGTGTGAGCTCCCCTCGTGCTGCATTAGAGCATCCCCATTTGCTAATAAGATGATTTAATACCGAAGACATTTTCTTTCGAGCCCTTAAAGTCAGTTCCAAATGTGGGTGATATCCatcctacaaaaataaaagtgatAGTTTTGTCACATCTCTTATATGAACTGAAATACAGATATCATACTTGTCTGTGCTTAATCCACAATGTTTTGTGTTCGAGACAATACCTTTTCCAATGCTATGCGggtcttttcatttattggaAAAAGTTGAAGCTTGATCTTTGTGCGAGGGTGGGGCATCTGTGTGGGataaagatgaagaagaggTGACCTCTCTGTCATTTCTGTCGGATTAGTTCGATCAACCGAACTCTGTGCATTCTTCAAGTCATCTGCTCTAGATCAAAAAAGTCTCTAGTTTATAAACAACAGtcttgtaaataaataaagaaagaaaatcacTGTACGCAAAGaaatttgttccttttttcaCACTGGAACAGTACACATAATCTTTCACATGACGGGACTAGAACATCAGTTCAAGACAGGAAAAATACCCCAAGAAGAGGCATGAAATTTAAGGAAAATATCTTGTATCGAACAAGTcatttgaaacaaaagaaattggTCGTTAAACCTTCAATGTGTGCATTATCAAGAGATTTTATCTCCTGAGAAATTATCTTTCTATACTTCTGAACTCCAATCGTGTCAGCAGATGTCCCACACCTTTTCCCCAATTTTTCTGCCCTTCCATCTGGGTGCCTGCCTGTTTTCATTATGTTTCAACTTTCCAGCACTGAATAGGATCTGAGGAGAGTTCCTTGAGCTATCTatccaaaaaggaaaattaagaTGGCAGAACCTGAAACGGCTAAGAGTCAGCAAACTTTGTCATCATGTAACTGTGTGCATTTCATGTTATCGTGACAGATGCTACACAGGAAACTACCAAATTGTTCGCGCATGGCtgcatttcaattttttacccttttgttttattgagTGGAAATAAAACCGTCCAGAAAACCTAATTCCAGTTAtagattttcttcatggtccaaATCCTCCCCCATAATAACGATGATAATGTACACTATTTTAAGTTGACCAAATCAAGTAGTTCTGTCACTGTCATGATAAACCATAGAAATCCCTGAACTAACTCGGAAACGTACCTACCACAGGCATCA includes these proteins:
- the LOC111804024 gene encoding crossover junction endonuclease EME1B isoform X2, with product MSRPIVLSDEEDQYSTPLPIPSKKRRTESHAFPSIKSTVLVLDDDPTPQKSGSNSAASFVPETPLSQPPSSDVVIVKCTKVPLDLPARDLNSDHKFAGISGLICLESGSESESDSLKKRCGPSEWIGSDCDDMKNLGSTSKFDSAGSGPSIGNDDLQEISGDTKPSTVGRDDYIYQVHDFPEKENVGMEQNDNTIKATGRKSDAEKNKNVDKAMRKKATKDDKIRLMEEKKKKKELEKLQKAAQKAEAAEMRKMQKEKQKWEKGKLALKSIVAEIDAKVVELGSVGGHLLTRFAEKGITFRIKSNPIERSIVWTMKAPEHISEGLEIAYVLLMYEAENFCELLSKESLVHHVARVQSHYPSYTICYLTNRLMAFINKREQEKYKNSASSNGWIRPPVEEELAKLTTHFVKVRSRQCVDEAEVADHIVGLTCSLASCQFRKKLTHLSVNANGSIIPKNCIDRNMIKKSLWLKALVAIPKVQPRFAVAIWKKYPTMKSLLSVYMDPCKSVHEKEFLLKDLTIEGLLGDDRRLGEMCSKRVYRILMAQSGSMRTDDVEEGADMFRSQSP
- the LOC111804024 gene encoding crossover junction endonuclease EME1B isoform X1, with translation MSRPIVLSDEEDQYSTPLPIPSKKRRTESHAFPSIKSTVLVLDDDPTPQKSGSNSAASFVPETPLSQPPSSDVVIVKCTKVPLDLPARDLNSDHKFAGISGLICLESGSESESDSLKKRCGPSEWIGSDCDDMKNLGSTSKFDSAGSGPSIGNDDLQEISGDTKPSTVGRDDYIYQVHDFPEKENVGMEQNDNTIKATGRKSDAEKNKNVDKAMRKKATKDDKIRLMEEKKKKKELEKLQKAAQKAEAAEMRKMQKEKQKWEKGKLALKSIVAEIDAKVVELGSVGGHLLTRFAEKGITFRIKSNPIERSIVWTMKAPEHISESFKGLEIAYVLLMYEAENFCELLSKESLVHHVARVQSHYPSYTICYLTNRLMAFINKREQEKYKNSASSNGWIRPPVEEELAKLTTHFVKVRSRQCVDEAEVADHIVGLTCSLASCQFRKKLTHLSVNANGSIIPKNCIDRNMIKKSLWLKALVAIPKVQPRFAVAIWKKYPTMKSLLSVYMDPCKSVHEKEFLLKDLTIEGLLGDDRRLGEMCSKRVYRILMAQSGSMRTDDVEEGADMFRSQSP